From the genome of Streptomyces ficellus:
CGCAGCAGGTCCCGCTCGCCCCACGCCCACTGCGGATCGAGCCCCAGCGTCACCCGGGGATCCCGGGCGGCGAACAGGCGATAGCTCCGCAGGCTGTCCTCCCGCGACGTGGCCACCGGCCCGGCCAGCCTGGCCGCCAGCAAATGCGCGCGCAGCGCACCGGTACTCAACACCCTGCCGATGCTGCCGCAGCCCACCCGGCGCGGCGCCGGAACAGGGCGGACACCCCACAGTTGGCGTAACCGCCCGACGGCCCGTCCGCGAACGGACCACGCCCTACGGCAGCAGCCCCCGCAGCGGGAACGCCGCCCGGCGCGCCGCCAGCACCGCCTGGTCCAGCCGGTCCGCCGGGTCGTACCCCTCGTCCCAGCCCCGCCACGCCACCGGCCACAGCCCGTCGGTCATCCGCCCCGGACCGAGCTGCCGCGTCCGCGCGTACACCTCGTCCCGCCACGACGACGGGACCACCGACTCCGGCTCCACCGGAGCGTGCGCCGCGACGCCCACCAGATGCGTCCACGACCGCGGCACGACGTCGACGACCGCGTACCCGCCCCCGCCGAGCGCCACCCACCGCCCCTCGGCGTACTCGTGCGCCAGGTCGTGGCACGCCACCTGGACCGCCCGCTGGGCGTCCAGCGACACCGCCAGGTGCGCCAGCGGGTCCTCGAAGTGCGTGTCCGCCCCGTGCTGGGTCACCAGCACCTGCGGCCGGAAGTCCGCCAGCAGTTCGGGCACCACCGAGTGGAACGCCCGCAGCCAGCCCGCGTCGCCCGTCCCGGCCGGCAGCGCCACGTTCACCGCGCCGCCCTCGGCCGCCCCCGACGGCCCCGTCTCCTCCGGCCACCCGGTGCCCGGGAACAACGTCCGCGGATGCTCGTGCAGCGACACGGTCAGCACCCGCGGGTCGTCCCAGAACGCCGCCTGTACGCCGTCCCCGTGGTGCACGTCCACGTCCACGTACGCCACCCGCTCGGCGCCCAGCTCCAGCAGCCGCGCGATCGCCAGCGAGGCGTCGTTGTAGATGCAGAACCCGGCCGCCGAACCCGGCATCGCGTGGTGCAGTCCGCCCGCGAAGTTCACCGCGTGCGCGGCCTCTCCCCGCCACACCGCCTCGGCCGCGCCCACCGACTGCCCCGCGATCAGCGCCGACGCCTCGTGCATCCCGGCGAACGCCGGGTCGTCCAGCGTCCCCAGGCCGTACGCCTGGTCCGCCGCCCCCGGGTCCGCGGAAGCCGCCCGTACGGCCGCCACATAGTCCTCACGGTGCACGAGCCGCAGCGTCGAGTCCCCGGCCGGCTTGGCCGCCACCACCTCCACCGCACGGTCCAGCCCGTACGCCCGCACCAACCCCATGGTCAGCGCGAGCCGCACCGGATCCATCGGGTGCCCGGCCCCGAAGTCGTACCCGGTAAGTGCGTCATCCCACATCAACAGTGCGCGGCCGCTCATGCCCGCCACCGTATCGGTACGGTTCAACGGCGAACGACCGGGCATACCGCAGCGTCAGCAGCACCAGGACCAGCGGCACCGCCATGGCCCCCCGATAGCTCCACGCCTCCCCCAGGGCCCCCACCAACGGCGACCCGACCAGGAAGCCCACGTAGTTGAAGACGTTCAGCCGCGCCACCTCCGCGTCCCCGCGCGCCGCCGCGAACGTCTGCGGCACCAGCACGCTCAGCCCCAGGCCCAGCACCGTGAACCCGGCCACCCCGGCCCACGCCCCCGGCGCCGTGGCCACCACCGCGAACCCGGCCGCCGCCAGCAGCGCCCCGCCCCGCACCACGGCCACCGCCCCGAACCGCCGCACCCCGGCGTCACCCACGGCCCGCCCCAACAGGGTCGTGACCATATAGGCGTTGTACGGCACGGTCGCCAGCTCCTCCGAGCCGGCCAGCACGTCCGTCAGGTATATGGCGCTCCAGTTCGACACCGTCGAGTCCCCGATGTACGCGAACGTCATCACCAGGCACAGCGGCACCAGCACCCCGACCCGACGCCCCGACGGGCCACCCGCCCGCCGCTCCCCGTCCACGTACCACCGGCTCCCCACCCACGCGGCGGGCGCCATCACCCCCACGGCCGCCAGGTACGAGACGCCCAGCGGCACCTGCCAGTGCACAGCCGCCCACGCCAGCGACGCCCCCACGATCCCGCCCAGGCTGTACGCGGCGTGGAAACCGAGCATGATGCTGCGCCCGTACGCCTGCTGGAGGCTCACCCCAAGCATGTTCATCGACGCGTCGAGCGCCCCGACGGCCAGCCCGAACACCCCGAGTGCCACGGCCACGTGCCACAGTCGCTCGCCCGACCCCACGGCCACGAGCGACAGCAGCACCAGCGGCTGGGCCCAGCGCAACAGCGTGCTCGGCGCCACCCGCCGCACGAGCGCCCCCGCGCCCGCGCTCCCGGCACCGGCGAGGACGGGGACGGCCGCGAGGAAGGCCGGCAGCAGGGCGTCGGAGATCCCGTACCGGTTCTGCACGGCGGGGATGCGCGTCACCAGCAGCGCGAAGGTCACCCCCTGCACGAAGAAGGAGACCGCCAGCGAGCCCCGCCCACGCCGCAACCGCGCATCCGTCATGGCGGCACAGCGTAGATCTCTCAACTACCGCTGGGTAGACGGTTCACGCGAGCAGTCCGAGCAGCTGCTCCATGTCGTCGAAGTACCCGTTCGCCCCGTCCAGTCGGTCCGCCGGTGTCATGGCGGTGAACCCGTACACATCCATCCCGGCCGCCAGAGCGGCCTGGACCCCGAGCGGGCTGTCCTCCACGACGACGCACCGCTCGGGCGTCACACCCATCCGCTCGGCGGCGTGCAGGAACAGGTCGGGCGCGGGCTTGCCCCGCCCCACGTCCTGAGCGCTGAAGACCGTGTCCTCGCCGAACCACCGGTCGAGCCCGGTCTTCCAGTGGCCCACCCGGATCCGTTCGTGGCTCCCGGACGAGGCGACGCAGTACGGCACCCCTTCGGCGGCGAGTTTCTCCAGCATCTCCGGTACTCCGGCGACGGGCTCGAGTTCTCTCCTGAAGGCGGTGAACACCCGCTCGTGGAAGACGTCGTCGAAGTCCTCGGGCAACCGCCGGCCGGTCCGCTCCAGGATCAGGTCGTGCACCCGGTGCACGGCTCCGCCCATGTAGTCCCGCAGGGAGTCCTCGTACGAGGTGGGGTGCCCCAGCTCGGTCAGATAGCCCGCGAGGATCCTGTTGGAGAGGGGCTCGCTGTCGACGAGGACGCCGTCGTTGTCGAAGATGATCAGTTCATGGCGCATTACACGACTCTAAACGCAGGAAAGCCCCGCACCAGAAGGTGCGGGGCTTTCCCACAATGATTGTTCGGCGGCGTCCTACTCTCCCACAGGGTCCCCCCTGCAGTACCATCGGCGCTGAAAGGCTTAGCTTCCGGGTTCGGAATGTAACCGGGCGTTTCCCTAACGCTATGACCACCGAAACACTATGAAGATATCCGAACTACAACCAGCCACCCCAAACAGGGGGTGTGGGAGTTCGTTACTTCAGAACTAACACAGTGGACGCGAGCAACTGAGGACAAGCCCTCGGCCTATTAGTACCGGTCAACTCCACCCATTACTGGGCTTCCATATCCGGCCTATCAACCCAGTCGTCTACTGGGAGCCTTACCCTCTCAAGGAGGTGGGAATACTCATCTCGAAGCAGGCTTCCCGCTTAGATGCTTTCAGCGGTTATCCCTCCCGAACGTAGCCAACCAGCCATGCCCTTGGCAGAACAACTGGCACACCAGAGGTTCGTCCGTCCCGGTCCTCTCGTACTAGGGACAGCCCTTCTCAATATTCCTACGCGCACAGCGGATAGGGACCGAACTGTCTCACGACGTTCTAAACCCAGCTCGCGTACCGCTTTAATGGGCGAACAGCCCAACCCTTGGGACCGACTCCAGCCCCAGGATGCGACGAGCCGACATCGAGGTGCCAAACCATCCCGTCGATATGGACTCTTGGGGAAGATCAGCCTGTTATCCCCGGGGTACCTTTTATCCGTTGAGCGACGGCGCTTCCACAAGCCACCGCCGGATCACTAGTCCCGACTTTCGTCCCTGCTCGACCCGTCGGTCTCACAGTCAAGCTCCCTTGTGCACTTACACTCAACACCTGATTGCCAACCAGGCTGAGGGAACCTTTGGGCGCCTCCGTTACCCTTTAGGAGGCAACCGCCCCAGTTAAACTACCCATCAGACACTGTCCCTGATCCGGATCACGGACCCAGGTTAGACATCCAGCACGACCAGAGTGGTATTTCAACGACGACTCCACCTGAACTGGCGTCCAAGCTTCACAGTCTCCCACCTATCCTACACAAGCCGAACCGAACACCAATATCAAACTGTAGTAAAGGTCCCGGGGTCTTTCCGTCCTGCTGCGCGAAACGAGCATCTTTACTCGTAGTGCAATTTCACCGGGCCTATGGTTGAGACAGTCGAGAAGTCGTTACGCCATTCGTGCAGGTCGGAACTTACCCGACAAGGAATTTCGCTACCTTAGGATGGTTATAGTTACCACCGCCGTTTACTGGCGCTTAAGTTCTCAGCTTCGCCCCACCGAAATGGAGCTAACCGGTCCCCTTAACGTTCCAGCACCGGGCAGGCGTCAGTCCGTATACATCGCCTTACGGCTTCGCACGGACCTGTGTTTTTAGTAAACAGTCGCTTCTCGCTGGTCTCTGCGGCCACCCCCAGCTCGAGCAGCAAGTGCTCTCACCAGTGATGGCCCCCCTTCTCCCGAAGTTACGGGGGCATTTTGCCGAGTTCCTTAACCATAGTTCACCCGAACGCCTCGGTATTCTCTACCTGACCACCTGAGTCGGTTTAGGGTACGGGCCGCCATGAAACTCGCTAGAGGCTTTTCTCGACAGCATAGGATCATCCACTTCACCACAATCGGCTCGGCATCAGGTCTCAGCCTTAACGTGTGACGGATTTGCCTATCACACGGCCTACACCCTTACCCCGGGACAACCACCGCCCGGGCTGGACTACCTTCCTGCGTCACCCCATCGCTTACCTACTACAGGTCTGGTCCGTCGGCTCCACCACTTTCCTTTCCCCGAAGGGTCCGGAACGGCTTCACGGACTTAGCATCGCCTGGTTCGATATTGGGCGTTTCAAAGCGGGTACCGGAATATCAACCGGTTGTCCATCGACTACGCCTGTCGGCCTCGCCTTAGGTCCCGACTTACCCTGGGCAGATCAGCTTGACCCAGGAACCCTTAGTCAATCGGCGCACACGTTTCTCACGTGTGTATCGCTACTCATGCCTGCATTCTCACTCGTGAACCGTCCACAACTCGCTTCCGCGGCTGCTTCACCCGGCACACGACGCTCCCCTACCCATCACAGCGGGCGTTGGCCCGTATGCTGCAATGACACGACTTCGGCGGTACGCTTGAGCCCCGCTACATTGTCGGCGCGGAATCACTTGACCAGTGAGCTATTACGCACTCTTTCAAGGGTGGCTGCTTCTAAGCCAACCTCCTGGTTGTCTCTGCGACTCCACATCCTTTCCCACTTAGCGTACGCTTAGGGGCCTTAGTCGATGCTCTGGGCTGTTTCCCTCTCGACCATGGAGCTTATCCCCCACAGTCTCACTGCCGCGCTCTCACTTACCGGCATTCGGAGTTTGGCTAAGGTCAGTAACCCGGTAGGGCCCATCGCCTATCCAGTGCTCTACCTCCGGCAAGAAACACACGACGCTGCACCTAAATGCATTTCGGGGAGAACCAGCTATCACGGAGTTTGATTGGCCTTTCACCCCTAACCACAGGTCATCCCCCAGGTTTTCAACCCTGGTGGGTTCGGTCCTCCACGAAGTCTTACCTCCGCTTCAACCTGCCCATGGCTAGATCACTCCGCTTCGGGTCTTGAGCGCGCTACTAAATCGCCCTGTTCGGACTCGCTTTCGCTACGGCTTCCCCACACGGGTTAACCTCGCAACACACCGCAAACTCGCAGGCTCATTCTTCAAAAGGCACGCAGTCACGACCCATTGGGTAAACCCAATGAGCGACGCTCCCACGGCTTGTAGGCACACGGTTTCAGGTACTATTTCACTCCGCTCCCGCGGTACTTTTCACCATTCCCTCACGGTACTATCCGCTATCGGTCACCAGGGAATATTTAGGCTTAGCGGGTGGTCCCGCCAGATTCACACGGGATTTCTCGGGCCCCGTGCTACTTGGGTGTCTCTCAAACGAGCCGTTGATGTTTCAGCTACGGGGGTCTTACCCTCTACGCCGGACCTTTCGCATGTCCTTCGCCTACATCAACGGTTTCTGACTCGTCTCACAGCCGGCAGACTGTGAAAGAGAGATCCCACAACCCCGCATGCGCAACCCCTGCCGGGTATCACACGCATACGGTTTGGCCTCATCCGGTTTCGCTCGCCACTACTCCCGGAATCACGGTTGTTTTCTCTTCCTGAGGGTACTGAGATGTTTCACTTCCCCTCGTTCCCTCCACACTGCCTATGTGTTCAGCAGTGGGTGACAGCCCATGACGACTGCCGGGTTTCCCCATTCGGAAACCCCCGGATCAAAGCCTGGTTGACGGCTCCCCGGGGACTATCGTGGCCTCCCACGTCCTTCATCGGTTCCTGGTGCCAAGGCATCCACCGTGCGCCCTTAAAAACTTGGCCACAGATGCTCGCGTCCACTGTGCAGTTCTCAAGCAACGACCAGCCACCCGTCACACACCATCGAGATGGTGCTTTACCGGGGCCGGCATCGCAGAAGGGCGAGCAACGCTCGCACCCTCAGACACCCAACAGCGTGCCCGGCACGATCAGATCAGGTTCACGTTCCACGCCGAAGCAGTACTAGTGACCCTCACGAACCGTGCCGAATAATCAACGTTCCACCCATGAGCTGACCACCGTCGGACGTTTGCCGACGTAGTGGCTCTGGATTCCTTGCGGAATCTAGATGCTCCTTAGAAAGGAGGTGATCCAGCCGCACCTTCCGGTACGGCTACCTTGTTACGACTTCGTCCCAATCGCCAGTCCCACCTTCGACAGCTCCCTCCCACAAGGGGTTGGGCCACCGGCTTCGGGTGTTACCGACTTTCGTGACGTGACGGGCGGTGTGTACAAGGCCCGGGAACGTATTCACCGCAGCAATGCTGATCTGCGATTACTAGCAACTCCGACTTCATGGGGTCGAGTTGCAGACCCCAATCCGAACTGAGACCGGCTTTTTGAGATTCGCTCTGCCTCGCGGCTTCGCAGCTCTTTGTACCGGCCATTGTAGCACGTGTGCAGCCCAAGACATAAGGGGCATGATGACTTGACGTCGTCCCCACCTTCCTCCGAGTTGACCCCGGCAGTCTCCTGTGAGTCCCCATCACCCCGAAGGGCATGCTGGCAACACAGAACAAGGGTTGCGCTCGTTGCGGGACTTAACCCAACATCTCACGACACGAGCTGACGACAGCCATGCACCACCTGTATACCGACCACAAGGGGGCGACCATCTCTGGCCGTTTCCGGTATATGTCAAGCCTTGGTAAGGTTCTTCGCGTTGCGTCGAATTAAGCCACATGCTCCGCTGCTTGTGCGGGCCCCCGTCAATTCCTTTGAGTTTTAGCCTTGCGGCCGTACTCCCCAGGCGGGGAACTTAATGCGTTAGCTGCGGCACCGACGACGTGGAATGTCGCCAACACCTAGTTCCCAACGTTTACGGCGTGGACTACCAGGGTATCTAATCCTGTTCGCTCCCCACGCTTTCGCTCCTCAGCGTCAGTAATGGCCCAGAGATCCGCCTTCGCCACCGGTGTTCCTCCTGATATCTGCGCATTTCACCGCTACACCAGGAATTCCGATCTCCCCTACCACACTCTAGCCTGCCCGTATCGAATGCAGACCCGGGGTTAAGCCCCGGGCTTTCACATCCGACGTGACAAGCCGCCTACGAGCTCTTTACGCCCAATAATTCCGGACAACGCTTGCGCCCTACGTATTACCGCGGCTGCTGGCACGTAGTTAGCCGGCGCTTCTTCTGCAGGTACCGTCACTTTCGCTTCTTCCCTGCTGAAAGAGGTTTACAACCCGAAGGCCGTCATCCCTCACGCGGCGTCGCTGCATCAGGCTTTCGCCCATTGTGCAATATTCCCCACTGCTGCCTCCCGTAGGAGTCTGGGCCGTGTCTCAGTCCCAGTGTGGCCGGTCGCCCTCTCAGGCCGGCTACCCGTCGTCGCCTTGGTAGGCCATTACCCCACCAACAAGCTGATAGGCCGCGGGCTCATCCTTCACCGCCGGAGCTTTCCACCACTGAGGATGCCTTCAGTGGTCGTATCCGGTATTAGACCCCGTTTCCAGGGCTTGTCCCAGAGTGAAGGGCAGATTGCCCACGTGTTACTCACCCGTTCGCCACTAATCCCCCACCGAAGTGGGTTCATCGTTCGACTTGCATGTGTTAAGCACGCCGCCAGCGTTCGTCCTGAGCCAGGATCAAACTCTCCGTGAATGTTTACCCGTGATCGGGTTGACACTCGCGTTGAGCGGAACCGGAGGGGAGGAATAGTCCCCTCGGTTCACAGCGTCCTCGCTGTGTTTTCTTCAAAGGAACCTCGACCATCCGTTGGATGGACGGGGTATCAACTAATCTGGCGTTGATTTTTGGCACGCTGTTGAGTTCTCAAGGAACGGACGCTTCCTTTGTACTCACCCTTGCGGGCTTTCCTCCGGGCGCTTCCCTTCGGTATTTCGTGTTTCCAGCTTAGCAGATCCGTTTTCCGTTTCCGCCACCCGCTGGAGCGGGCTGCCGGGTTGTTCTTCGCTTTCGCGTTTCCCTTTCCGGCGGTTCCGACTCTATCAGATCCTTTCGGGCCTGATTCCCAGTCAGAGTGGGATGTCTTTGCGGCTGTTGGGCCGTTCCGACGAGTGAGACTTTAGCGGATTCCTCGGCTCCGACGCTAATCGGGGCTTCGCTCGTTCGAACGTGGATTCCGCATTTCGCAAAAGCGCACGGAAAGCAGGGCGACAGATGTCGCTCGCTTGGAGTGGTTCTTGCGGA
Proteins encoded in this window:
- a CDS encoding acetoin utilization protein AcuC, which codes for MSGRALLMWDDALTGYDFGAGHPMDPVRLALTMGLVRAYGLDRAVEVVAAKPAGDSTLRLVHREDYVAAVRAASADPGAADQAYGLGTLDDPAFAGMHEASALIAGQSVGAAEAVWRGEAAHAVNFAGGLHHAMPGSAAGFCIYNDASLAIARLLELGAERVAYVDVDVHHGDGVQAAFWDDPRVLTVSLHEHPRTLFPGTGWPEETGPSGAAEGGAVNVALPAGTGDAGWLRAFHSVVPELLADFRPQVLVTQHGADTHFEDPLAHLAVSLDAQRAVQVACHDLAHEYAEGRWVALGGGGYAVVDVVPRSWTHLVGVAAHAPVEPESVVPSSWRDEVYARTRQLGPGRMTDGLWPVAWRGWDEGYDPADRLDQAVLAARRAAFPLRGLLP
- a CDS encoding MFS transporter, with protein sequence MTDARLRRGRGSLAVSFFVQGVTFALLVTRIPAVQNRYGISDALLPAFLAAVPVLAGAGSAGAGALVRRVAPSTLLRWAQPLVLLSLVAVGSGERLWHVAVALGVFGLAVGALDASMNMLGVSLQQAYGRSIMLGFHAAYSLGGIVGASLAWAAVHWQVPLGVSYLAAVGVMAPAAWVGSRWYVDGERRAGGPSGRRVGVLVPLCLVMTFAYIGDSTVSNWSAIYLTDVLAGSEELATVPYNAYMVTTLLGRAVGDAGVRRFGAVAVVRGGALLAAAGFAVVATAPGAWAGVAGFTVLGLGLSVLVPQTFAAARGDAEVARLNVFNYVGFLVGSPLVGALGEAWSYRGAMAVPLVLVLLTLRYARSFAVEPYRYGGGHERPRTVDVG
- a CDS encoding HAD family hydrolase; translated protein: MRHELIIFDNDGVLVDSEPLSNRILAGYLTELGHPTSYEDSLRDYMGGAVHRVHDLILERTGRRLPEDFDDVFHERVFTAFRRELEPVAGVPEMLEKLAAEGVPYCVASSGSHERIRVGHWKTGLDRWFGEDTVFSAQDVGRGKPAPDLFLHAAERMGVTPERCVVVEDSPLGVQAALAAGMDVYGFTAMTPADRLDGANGYFDDMEQLLGLLA